In one Aeromicrobium wangtongii genomic region, the following are encoded:
- the fahA gene encoding fumarylacetoacetase, translating to MTTDFGRTTLPYCSFVGVGEKRPRVGVGVGTDVLDLTAAAARFVPDRAGLFADGTLDRFLAAGADAWHEVRDALTAWVDDPSARAFLVPAAEVDLVLPFTVADYVDFYASEQHATNVGRLFRPDGEALPSAWKHLPMGYHGRAGTVVVSGTPVTRPSGQSRAASGHIDVGPSARLDLEAEIGFVVGVPSTLGRPVDVDRFEQHVFGICVVNDWSARDLQAFEYVPLGPFLAKSFATSVSPWIVPLAALSGARVEPPARDPHPPTYLQDEDPWGLDLELVVRINDTIVSRPPFASMYWTPAQMLAHLTANGASVRTGDLYASGTVSGPADDQVGSLLELSRNGAEPVKLDDGSCRTFLLDGDEVTISATAAAPGGGHIALGEVTGNVIARQP from the coding sequence ATGACGACGGACTTCGGTCGCACGACCCTGCCGTACTGCTCGTTCGTCGGGGTGGGGGAGAAGCGTCCTCGGGTCGGCGTCGGTGTCGGCACCGACGTCCTCGACCTGACCGCCGCAGCCGCACGGTTCGTCCCCGACCGGGCCGGCCTGTTCGCCGACGGCACGCTCGACCGGTTCCTCGCTGCCGGCGCAGATGCCTGGCACGAGGTGCGCGATGCGCTCACGGCGTGGGTCGACGACCCGTCAGCCCGAGCCTTCCTCGTCCCGGCGGCCGAGGTCGACCTGGTGCTGCCGTTCACGGTCGCGGACTACGTCGACTTCTACGCCTCCGAGCAGCACGCCACCAACGTCGGACGGCTCTTCCGCCCTGACGGCGAGGCGCTGCCGAGCGCCTGGAAGCACCTGCCGATGGGATATCACGGTCGCGCGGGCACGGTCGTCGTCTCGGGGACACCCGTCACCAGGCCGTCGGGGCAGAGCCGCGCGGCCTCCGGGCACATCGATGTCGGCCCCAGCGCGCGGCTGGACCTGGAGGCCGAGATCGGTTTCGTGGTCGGGGTGCCGTCCACGCTGGGCCGCCCGGTGGACGTGGACCGGTTCGAGCAGCACGTGTTCGGCATCTGCGTGGTGAACGACTGGTCGGCGCGTGACCTGCAGGCCTTCGAGTACGTTCCGCTCGGCCCGTTCCTCGCCAAGTCGTTCGCGACATCGGTGTCCCCGTGGATCGTCCCGCTCGCAGCCCTGTCAGGCGCCCGCGTCGAGCCACCGGCACGCGATCCGCATCCGCCCACCTACCTGCAGGACGAAGATCCGTGGGGGCTCGACCTGGAGCTGGTCGTCCGCATCAACGACACGATCGTCTCGCGCCCGCCCTTCGCCTCGATGTACTGGACGCCGGCGCAGATGCTGGCGCACCTCACGGCCAACGGCGCCTCGGTGCGCACCGGCGACCTCTACGCGTCAGGCACCGTCAGCGGACCGGCCGACGACCAGGTGGGCTCCCTGCTGGAGCTCTCCCGCAACGGCGCCGAGCCGGTGAAGCTCGACGACGGATCGTGCCGCACATTCCTGCTCGACGGCGACGAGGTCACGATCTCGGCCACCGCGGCGGCGCCGGGCGGCGGGCACATCGCCCTCGGCGAGGTCACCGGGAACGTCATCGCGCGCCAGCCCTGA
- a CDS encoding excinuclease ABC subunit UvrA: protein MPARPGPDLNGTALPEGSSGWIRVRGAREHNLRDIDVDLPRDCFVVFTGVSGSGKSSLAFGTVFAESQRRYFESVAPYARRLLSQVGAPDIDTIDGMPPAVALQQARGATSSRSSLGTLSSLSDVLRLLYSRAGTYPDGADHLPASAFSPNTAVGACPTCHGSGVSRTTTEALLVPDPSLSIDEGAIGVWANKAWVGLNVRRMVTKLGIDIHAPWRTLPQETRDWLLFTDEEPRMLLQGNKQGEASQYHGHWSSAEKYLMRNLAKTQSATQREKLEAFRAEGPCPTCHGKRLRPAALAVTFAGVDIADLAAMPLSQVCALLDTGLEQQAKGTDRHGAAASTAARSLVKDFASRVEAIIGLGLGYLSMDRSSTALSPGELQRVRLAGQLRAGLFGVLYVLDEPSAGLHPADSEALYAALRELVAAGNSLFVVEHDLSIARNADWVVDVGPSAGVLGGHIVHSGPPDGLADVEDSATAEFMFSRTDPPVLSAREPASWRQLDHLTRHNVQDVSIRLPIGVMTAITGVSGSGKSSLLAAMVERLEADNEKSEQPDRIISIDQRPIGRSPRSNLATYTGLFDGVRRLFAATPDAKERGWAAGRFSFNVAAGRCPTCEGEGFIAIELVFLPTSYSECPTCHGSRYNPETLKVHYRDRDIGQVLAMTVVEAADFFADVPAIHRSLTTLLDVGLGYLTLGQPATELSGGEAQRIKLATELQRPRREGTVFVLDEPTGGLHPVNVRDLVRVLGRLTAAGDTVVTVEHDMQVVAAADWVIELGPGGGDQGGTIVAAATPADLLDDPASITAPYLRRALER from the coding sequence ATGCCTGCTCGCCCTGGACCCGACCTGAACGGCACTGCACTCCCCGAGGGCTCATCGGGCTGGATCCGCGTCCGAGGAGCCCGCGAGCACAATCTGCGCGACATCGATGTCGATCTGCCCCGCGACTGCTTCGTGGTGTTCACCGGCGTCTCCGGGTCCGGCAAGTCGTCGCTGGCCTTCGGCACGGTCTTCGCCGAGTCGCAGCGGCGCTACTTCGAGTCGGTCGCCCCGTACGCCCGCCGGCTCCTGTCCCAGGTCGGCGCGCCCGACATCGACACGATCGACGGCATGCCGCCCGCCGTGGCGCTGCAGCAGGCCCGCGGCGCCACGAGCTCGCGGTCGTCCTTGGGGACGCTGAGCTCGCTGTCGGACGTCCTGCGGCTGCTGTACAGCCGGGCCGGCACCTATCCCGACGGTGCCGACCACCTCCCCGCATCGGCCTTCTCCCCCAACACGGCCGTCGGGGCCTGCCCGACCTGCCACGGCAGCGGGGTCTCGCGCACCACGACGGAGGCGCTGCTGGTGCCGGACCCGAGCCTGTCGATCGACGAGGGCGCGATCGGCGTGTGGGCCAACAAGGCCTGGGTCGGCCTGAACGTGCGCCGCATGGTCACCAAGCTCGGCATCGACATCCACGCCCCGTGGCGCACGCTGCCGCAGGAGACGCGTGACTGGCTGCTGTTCACCGACGAGGAGCCCCGGATGCTCCTGCAGGGCAACAAGCAGGGCGAGGCCAGCCAGTACCACGGCCACTGGTCGTCGGCCGAAAAGTACCTGATGCGCAACCTGGCGAAGACCCAGTCGGCGACGCAGCGCGAGAAGCTGGAGGCCTTCCGCGCCGAAGGGCCGTGCCCGACGTGCCACGGCAAGCGGCTGCGACCCGCGGCGCTGGCAGTCACGTTCGCCGGCGTCGACATCGCCGACCTCGCGGCCATGCCGCTGTCGCAGGTGTGCGCGCTGCTCGACACCGGGCTGGAGCAGCAGGCCAAGGGCACCGACCGGCACGGCGCGGCGGCGTCCACGGCGGCGCGGTCACTGGTGAAGGACTTCGCATCACGCGTCGAGGCGATCATCGGGCTGGGACTGGGCTACCTGTCGATGGACCGCTCCAGCACGGCCCTGTCCCCCGGCGAGCTGCAGCGCGTCCGGCTGGCCGGTCAGCTGCGCGCCGGACTGTTCGGCGTGCTCTACGTGCTGGACGAGCCGTCCGCCGGTCTGCACCCGGCCGACTCCGAGGCGCTGTACGCCGCGCTGCGCGAGCTCGTGGCCGCCGGCAACTCGCTGTTCGTGGTCGAGCACGACCTGTCGATCGCCCGGAACGCCGACTGGGTCGTGGACGTCGGTCCCAGCGCGGGCGTGCTCGGCGGGCACATCGTGCACAGCGGTCCGCCGGACGGGCTCGCGGACGTCGAGGACTCCGCGACCGCCGAGTTCATGTTCTCCCGCACCGACCCGCCCGTGCTGTCCGCCCGTGAGCCGGCGAGCTGGCGGCAGCTGGACCACCTGACGCGGCACAACGTCCAGGACGTGAGCATCCGGCTGCCGATCGGCGTCATGACGGCGATCACCGGTGTCTCCGGGTCGGGCAAGTCCTCACTGCTGGCCGCGATGGTCGAACGCCTCGAGGCAGACAACGAGAAGTCGGAGCAGCCCGATCGCATCATCTCGATCGACCAGCGGCCCATCGGGCGGTCCCCGCGCTCGAACCTGGCGACCTACACGGGGCTGTTCGACGGCGTCCGGCGGCTGTTCGCGGCCACACCCGACGCGAAGGAGCGCGGCTGGGCGGCGGGCCGGTTCTCGTTCAACGTCGCCGCCGGTCGCTGTCCGACGTGCGAGGGCGAGGGTTTCATCGCGATCGAGCTGGTGTTCCTGCCCACGAGCTACTCCGAGTGCCCCACGTGCCACGGTTCGCGCTACAACCCCGAGACGCTCAAGGTGCACTACCGCGACCGCGACATCGGGCAGGTGCTCGCGATGACCGTCGTCGAGGCGGCGGACTTCTTCGCCGACGTGCCGGCGATCCACCGCTCGCTCACGACGCTGCTGGACGTCGGGCTGGGCTACCTGACCCTCGGCCAGCCGGCGACCGAGCTGTCCGGCGGCGAGGCCCAGCGCATCAAGCTGGCCACCGAGCTGCAGCGCCCGCGCCGCGAGGGCACCGTGTTCGTGCTGGACGAGCCGACCGGCGGTCTGCACCCGGTCAACGTCCGTGACCTGGTGCGCGTGCTGGGACGGCTCACGGCTGCCGGCGACACCGTCGTGACGGTCGAGCACGACATGCAGGTCGTGGCGGCCGCCGACTGGGTCATCGAGCTGGGCCCCGGTGGTGGCGACCAGGGTGGCACGATCGTCGCTGCCGCGACGCCTGCGGACCTGCTCGACGACCCGGCCAGCATCACGGCGCCCTATCTGCGACGCGCCCTCGAGCGCTGA
- a CDS encoding MarR family winged helix-turn-helix transcriptional regulator yields MTSADRGDMGSAAARDLVRELRGFNQETERYVAQMSHLHSMHHTDLAAIALVMDRGGASPKEISDGLNLSPSATSAMVDRLERAGHAHRERVEGDRRSVRVEVTDQALAVGSAMFGLLGRHMRTVLDSYDEDEVAAMADLMRRLKDAARAAADEASSEHMA; encoded by the coding sequence ATGACAAGCGCAGACCGGGGCGACATGGGCTCGGCCGCAGCACGCGATCTCGTGCGCGAGCTGCGCGGCTTCAACCAGGAGACCGAGCGGTACGTCGCACAGATGAGCCATCTGCACTCGATGCACCACACCGACCTGGCGGCGATCGCCCTGGTCATGGATCGCGGGGGCGCGTCGCCCAAGGAGATCTCCGACGGGCTGAATCTGAGCCCTTCCGCCACCTCGGCCATGGTCGACCGGCTCGAGCGTGCCGGTCACGCGCACCGCGAGCGGGTCGAGGGCGACCGGCGGTCCGTGCGCGTCGAGGTCACCGACCAGGCGCTCGCGGTCGGCTCGGCGATGTTCGGACTGCTCGGCCGGCACATGCGCACCGTCCTGGACTCCTACGACGAGGACGAGGTGGCGGCCATGGCCGATCTGATGCGACGGCTGAAGGACGCGGCACGGGCCGCCGCCGACGAGGCGAGCAGCGAGCACATGGCCTAG
- a CDS encoding phenylalanine 4-monooxygenase, translating to MFDEGQYFAPVVSRDDGSLAVQLGDGHPGLNDPEYRQRRDQLATMADRWVPGEPAPRVEYTDQEHDVWRVVCEDLRAKHTTYACQEFLDGKEALGLPVDHVPQLEDLSDHLEPLTGFRYRPAAGLVPLREFYGVLAERAFWATQYVRHHSVPLYTPEPDVLHEVVGHGNTLADPRFTGLYAAAGAAARRVETPEALDFVSRIFWFTLEFGVVHEPDGLKAYGAGILSSPGEIEEFRDITIRPLDVLAMGTQDYDITHYQEVLFAGRSFTHVEDVIGGFWTDCDDDSIAALRAGAA from the coding sequence ATGTTCGATGAAGGTCAGTACTTCGCCCCGGTCGTCTCCCGCGACGACGGGAGCCTCGCGGTGCAGCTCGGCGACGGGCATCCGGGCCTCAACGATCCGGAGTACCGGCAGCGACGCGACCAGCTGGCGACGATGGCGGACCGCTGGGTGCCGGGGGAGCCCGCGCCCCGGGTCGAGTACACCGACCAGGAGCACGACGTCTGGCGGGTGGTGTGCGAGGACCTGCGGGCCAAGCACACGACCTACGCCTGCCAGGAGTTCCTGGACGGCAAGGAGGCGCTCGGGCTGCCGGTCGACCACGTGCCGCAGCTGGAGGACCTGTCGGACCATCTGGAGCCGCTGACCGGGTTCCGGTACCGCCCGGCGGCCGGGCTCGTGCCGTTGCGGGAGTTCTACGGCGTCCTGGCCGAGAGGGCGTTCTGGGCCACCCAGTACGTCCGGCACCACTCCGTCCCGCTCTACACGCCCGAGCCCGATGTGCTCCACGAGGTCGTCGGTCACGGCAACACCCTCGCCGATCCGCGCTTCACCGGGCTGTACGCCGCGGCGGGCGCCGCAGCACGACGCGTCGAGACGCCCGAGGCGCTCGACTTCGTCAGCCGGATCTTCTGGTTCACCCTCGAGTTCGGCGTCGTGCACGAGCCGGACGGCCTCAAGGCGTACGGGGCGGGGATCCTGTCCAGCCCCGGTGAGATCGAGGAGTTCCGCGACATCACGATCCGGCCCCTGGACGTCCTGGCGATGGGCACCCAGGACTACGACATCACGCACTACCAGGAGGTGCTGTTCGCCGGCCGGTCCTTCACCCACGTCGAGGACGTCATCGGCGGGTTCTGGACCGACTGCGACGACGACTCGATCGCCGCGCTGCGGGCTGGAGCGGCCTGA
- a CDS encoding homogentisate 1,2-dioxygenase, which yields MAHYRSAGSVPPKRHTQHRSPDGALYREELMGEEGFSSDSSLLYHRGVPSAIVDARRWELPDQAATPNEPLLARHLKLHDLFDGGTGRDVVTSRRLVLANADVRISYVVASETSPFYRNATGDECVFIESGTGTVETVFGPLRFGPGDYVIIPRATTHRWVPDVSTSSTGDGSSTGGGSSTGGGSSTGGGSSTGEVRAYCIEANSHITPPHRYLSRYGQLLEHSPYCERDLRGPGEPELREGSDVEVFIKHRGSGPGGLSGTVHVLPEHPFDVIGWDGCLYPYAFNVADFEPITGRVHQPPPVHQVFEGRNFVICNFVPRKVDYHPLAVPVPYYHSNVDSDEVMFYVAGDYEARKGSGIGRGSVSLHPGGHSHGPQPAAIEASLGAEFFDELAVMVDTFSPLGLGEAGRACDDGEYAWSWSR from the coding sequence ATGGCGCACTACCGCAGCGCCGGGTCCGTCCCGCCCAAGCGCCACACGCAGCACCGGTCGCCGGACGGGGCCCTCTACCGCGAGGAGCTCATGGGGGAGGAGGGCTTCTCGTCCGACTCCTCGCTGCTGTACCACCGCGGCGTCCCGTCGGCGATCGTCGACGCCCGCCGTTGGGAGCTGCCGGACCAGGCCGCGACGCCCAACGAGCCGTTGCTGGCGCGTCACCTGAAGCTGCACGACCTGTTCGACGGGGGAACCGGTCGCGATGTCGTCACGAGCCGCCGGCTGGTCCTGGCCAATGCCGATGTGCGCATCTCGTACGTCGTGGCCTCCGAGACGTCCCCCTTCTACCGCAACGCCACCGGCGACGAGTGCGTCTTCATCGAGTCGGGGACGGGGACCGTCGAGACGGTGTTCGGCCCGCTGCGCTTCGGCCCGGGCGACTACGTGATCATCCCGCGGGCGACCACGCATCGCTGGGTGCCGGACGTTTCGACAAGCTCAACGGGCGATGGGAGCTCAACGGGCGGCGGGAGCTCAACGGGCGGCGGGAGCTCAACGGGCGGCGGGAGCTCAACGGGCGAGGTGCGGGCGTACTGCATCGAGGCCAACAGCCACATCACGCCGCCGCACCGCTACCTGTCGCGGTACGGCCAGCTGCTCGAGCACTCCCCGTACTGCGAGCGGGACCTGCGCGGACCGGGGGAGCCCGAGCTGCGCGAGGGCTCGGACGTCGAGGTGTTCATCAAGCACCGCGGTTCGGGTCCCGGCGGGCTCAGCGGCACGGTCCACGTCCTGCCTGAGCATCCCTTCGACGTCATCGGCTGGGACGGCTGCCTGTATCCCTATGCCTTCAACGTCGCCGACTTCGAACCGATCACCGGACGCGTGCACCAGCCACCGCCGGTGCACCAGGTCTTCGAGGGCCGCAACTTCGTCATCTGCAACTTCGTCCCCCGCAAGGTCGACTACCACCCGCTGGCGGTCCCGGTGCCGTACTACCACTCGAACGTCGACTCCGACGAGGTCATGTTCTACGTCGCCGGCGACTACGAGGCCCGCAAGGGATCGGGCATCGGCCGGGGATCGGTCTCCCTGCACCCCGGCGGCCACTCCCACGGTCCGCAACCGGCCGCGATCGAGGCCAGCCTCGGCGCCGAGTTCTTCGACGAGCTGGCGGTCATGGTCGACACCTTCAGCCCGCTGGGGCTGGGCGAGGCGGGACGAGCCTGCGATGACGGCGAGTATGCCTGGTCGTGGAGCAGATGA